One window from the genome of Streptomyces cadmiisoli encodes:
- the thpD gene encoding ectoine hydroxylase, with translation MTTTTTTIPDLYPSRGGTEVSVPRQDPVVWGAPGTPGPIDVGGLQTYERDGFLAVDQLITDDEVAVYRQELDRLVADPAIRADERSIVEPKSQEIRSVFEVHRISEVFAALVRDERVVGRARQILGSDVYVHQSRINVKPGFGASGFYWHSDFETWHAEDGLPNMRAVSVSIALTENHDTNGGLMIMPGSHRTFLGCAGATPEDNYKKSLQMQDAGTPSDEALTAMASRYGIKLFTGKAGSATWFDCNCMHGSGDNITPFPRSNVFIVFNSVENAAVEPFAAPVRRPEFIGSRDFTPVR, from the coding sequence ATGACCACGACGACCACGACGATCCCCGACCTCTACCCCAGCCGCGGCGGCACCGAGGTGTCCGTCCCCCGTCAGGACCCCGTCGTCTGGGGCGCGCCCGGCACCCCCGGGCCGATCGACGTCGGCGGTCTCCAGACCTACGAGCGGGACGGCTTCCTCGCCGTCGACCAGCTCATCACGGACGACGAGGTCGCCGTCTACCGGCAGGAGCTGGACCGGCTGGTGGCGGACCCGGCGATCCGGGCCGACGAGCGCTCGATCGTCGAGCCGAAGTCGCAGGAGATCCGCTCCGTCTTCGAGGTGCACCGGATCAGCGAGGTGTTCGCCGCCCTGGTGCGCGACGAGCGGGTCGTCGGACGGGCCCGGCAGATCCTCGGCTCGGACGTGTACGTCCACCAGTCGCGGATCAACGTCAAGCCGGGCTTCGGCGCCAGCGGCTTCTACTGGCACTCCGACTTCGAGACCTGGCACGCCGAGGACGGGCTGCCGAACATGCGCGCCGTGTCCGTCTCCATCGCGCTGACCGAGAACCACGACACCAACGGCGGCCTCATGATCATGCCGGGGTCGCACCGGACGTTCCTCGGCTGCGCGGGAGCCACGCCGGAGGACAACTACAAGAAGTCGCTCCAGATGCAGGACGCGGGCACCCCCTCGGACGAGGCGCTGACCGCCATGGCCTCGCGGTACGGCATCAAGCTGTTCACGGGCAAGGCGGGTTCGGCGACCTGGTTCGACTGCAACTGCATGCACGGCTCGGGTGACAACATCACCCCGTTCCCGCGCAGCAACGTCTTCATCGTCTTCAACAGCGTGGAGAACGCGGCGGTGGAGCCGTTCGCGGCTCCGGTGCGACGGCC
- a CDS encoding ectoine synthase: MIVRSFKDIEGTDRHVRAASGTWESKRIVLAKERVGFSLHETILYAGTETSMWYANHIEAVVCVAGEAELTDDETGRKYTITPGTMYLLDGHERHTMRIKEDFRCICVFNPPVTGREDHDQNGVYPLLTEPEEV, from the coding sequence GTGATCGTCCGTTCGTTCAAGGACATCGAGGGCACCGACCGGCATGTCAGGGCCGCGTCCGGCACCTGGGAGAGCAAGCGCATCGTCCTCGCCAAGGAGAGGGTCGGCTTCTCGCTGCACGAGACGATCCTGTACGCCGGGACGGAGACGTCGATGTGGTACGCGAACCACATCGAGGCCGTCGTCTGCGTGGCGGGCGAGGCCGAGCTGACCGACGACGAGACCGGGCGGAAGTACACGATCACGCCCGGGACCATGTACCTCCTCGACGGGCACGAGCGGCACACGATGCGGATCAAGGAGGACTTCCGCTGCATCTGTGTCTTCAATCCGCCCGTGACCGGACGGGAGGACCACGACCAGAACGGCGTCTACCCGCTGCTCACCGAACCCGAGGAGGTGTGA
- the ectB gene encoding diaminobutyrate--2-oxoglutarate transaminase produces the protein MTITQPDLSVFETVESEVRSYCRGWPTVFDRARGSRMYDEDGHEYLDFFAGAGSLNYGHNNPVLKRALLDYLERDGVTHGLDMSTTAKRAFLQTFQDLVLRPRDLPYKVMFPGPTGTNAVESALKLARKVKGREAIVSFTNAFHGMSLGALAVTGNAFKRAGAGIPLVHGTPMPFDHYLDGKVEDFLWFERLLEDQGSGLNRPAAVIVETVQGEGGINVARAEWLRALAELCHRRDMLLIVDDIQMGCGRTGAFFSFEEAGIVPDIVTVSKSISGYGLPMSLCLFKPELDVWEPGEHNGTFRGNNPAFVTATAALETYWTDGSAMEKQTRARGEQVEQALIAVTEENLADVKEYRGRGLVWGIEFHDKGRAERIARRAFELGLLIETSGPESEVVKLLPALTVTPDELDEGLRVLARAVRETV, from the coding sequence GTGACCATCACCCAGCCCGACCTCAGCGTCTTCGAGACCGTGGAGTCCGAGGTGCGCAGCTACTGCCGCGGCTGGCCCACCGTGTTCGACCGGGCGCGCGGCAGCCGCATGTACGACGAGGACGGCCACGAGTACCTCGACTTCTTCGCGGGTGCCGGCTCACTCAACTACGGGCACAACAACCCGGTGCTCAAACGCGCCCTGCTCGACTATCTGGAGCGGGACGGCGTGACCCACGGGCTCGACATGTCGACCACCGCCAAACGCGCCTTCCTCCAGACCTTCCAGGACCTGGTGCTGCGGCCGCGCGACCTGCCCTACAAGGTCATGTTCCCGGGCCCGACCGGCACCAACGCCGTGGAGTCCGCGCTGAAACTGGCGCGCAAGGTCAAGGGGCGCGAGGCCATCGTGTCCTTCACCAACGCCTTCCACGGGATGTCCCTCGGGGCCCTCGCCGTGACCGGCAACGCCTTCAAGCGGGCCGGCGCCGGCATCCCGCTGGTGCACGGCACCCCGATGCCGTTCGACCACTACCTCGACGGCAAGGTCGAGGACTTCCTGTGGTTCGAGCGGCTCCTGGAGGACCAGGGCTCCGGGCTGAACCGGCCCGCCGCGGTGATCGTCGAGACCGTGCAGGGCGAGGGCGGCATCAATGTGGCCCGTGCGGAGTGGCTGCGGGCGCTGGCCGAGCTGTGCCACCGCCGCGACATGCTGCTGATCGTCGACGACATCCAGATGGGCTGCGGCCGCACCGGCGCGTTCTTCTCGTTCGAGGAGGCCGGGATCGTGCCCGACATCGTCACCGTGTCGAAGTCCATCAGCGGCTACGGCCTGCCGATGTCGCTGTGCCTGTTCAAACCGGAACTGGACGTGTGGGAGCCCGGGGAGCACAACGGGACCTTCCGCGGCAACAACCCCGCGTTCGTCACGGCCACCGCCGCCCTGGAGACGTACTGGACCGACGGCTCCGCCATGGAGAAGCAGACCCGTGCGCGGGGCGAGCAGGTCGAGCAGGCGCTGATCGCCGTCACCGAGGAGAACCTCGCCGACGTCAAGGAGTACCGGGGCCGCGGGCTGGTCTGGGGCATCGAGTTCCACGACAAGGGCCGCGCCGAGCGCATCGCCCGGCGCGCCTTCGAACTGGGGCTGCTCATCGAGACGTCCGGTCCCGAGAGCGAGGTGGTCAAGCTGCTGCCCGCGCTCACCGTCACGCCCGACGAACTGGACGAGGGCCTGCGCGTCCTCGCCCGCGCCGTGCGCGAAACCGTCTGA
- the ectA gene encoding diaminobutyrate acetyltransferase — protein MTAAQADLHIDRPSVADGAAFWRLAKESGTLDLNSSYSYLLWCRDFADTSAVARADDGTAAGFVTGYLRPDRPGTLLVWQVAVDPAHRGRGIAARLLDALTDRVAAEHTLSCVETTITPGNTASERLFTSYAARHGARVEREVLFGTGLFPDGPHDPEVLYRIGPLSRSAR, from the coding sequence ATGACTGCCGCACAAGCAGACCTGCACATCGACCGTCCGTCGGTTGCGGACGGGGCCGCGTTCTGGCGGCTCGCCAAAGAATCCGGAACCCTCGACCTGAACTCCTCCTACAGCTATCTGCTGTGGTGCCGGGACTTCGCCGACACCTCGGCGGTGGCCCGCGCGGACGACGGGACGGCCGCCGGGTTCGTCACCGGGTATCTGCGGCCGGACCGCCCGGGGACCCTGCTGGTGTGGCAGGTGGCCGTCGACCCCGCGCACCGGGGACGCGGCATCGCCGCGCGACTGCTCGACGCGCTGACCGACCGGGTCGCCGCCGAGCACACCCTGAGCTGCGTCGAGACCACCATCACTCCGGGCAACACCGCCTCCGAGCGGCTGTTCACCTCGTACGCGGCCCGGCACGGCGCCCGTGTCGAGCGCGAGGTGCTGTTCGGCACGGGGCTGTTCCCGGACGGCCCGCACGACCCCGAAGTCCTCTACCGCATCGGCCCGTTGAGCCGTTCGGCGCGGTGA
- a CDS encoding pyridoxal-phosphate-dependent aminotransferase family protein — protein MTHPLLDLAPLTAARFASIEDRVARLLDTRQDVVIMQGEALLPLEGAIRAAAGPGTTALNVITGPYGQTFGNWLRDCGATVHDLAVPFRTAVTAEQIRTALARHPEIDFVSLVHAEAATGNTNPVAAIGEVVREHGALFYLDAVASVGAEPVLPDAWGVDLCVIGAQKAMGGPAGVSAVSVSERAWARMAANPNAPRRSYLSLLDWKERWTDAGRTALLHAPAQLEMLALEACVERIEAEGLPAVMSRHASAAAATRAGALALGGGLEPYVREAADAAPVATTLRAPAGLAASDLVARALERDPGLPLAAGGGALAEEMIRVNHYGSDATPAAVRSSLAALGAALAERGARPVDPRAAREAADAAWR, from the coding sequence GTGACACACCCCCTGCTGGACCTCGCCCCGCTGACCGCGGCGCGCTTCGCCTCGATCGAGGACCGGGTCGCCCGGCTGCTCGACACCCGCCAGGACGTGGTGATCATGCAGGGCGAGGCGCTGCTGCCGCTGGAGGGCGCGATCCGCGCGGCGGCCGGTCCGGGGACGACGGCGCTGAACGTGATCACGGGTCCGTACGGCCAGACCTTCGGGAACTGGCTGCGGGACTGCGGGGCGACCGTCCACGACCTCGCGGTGCCCTTCCGCACCGCGGTCACCGCGGAGCAGATCCGGACGGCCCTCGCCCGGCACCCCGAGATCGACTTCGTGTCCCTGGTGCACGCCGAGGCGGCCACCGGGAACACCAACCCGGTCGCGGCGATCGGCGAGGTGGTGCGGGAGCACGGGGCGCTGTTCTACCTGGACGCGGTCGCCTCCGTCGGTGCCGAGCCGGTGCTTCCCGACGCGTGGGGCGTGGACCTGTGCGTGATCGGCGCGCAGAAGGCGATGGGCGGCCCCGCCGGGGTGTCGGCGGTGTCGGTCAGCGAGCGGGCCTGGGCGCGGATGGCGGCGAACCCGAACGCCCCGCGCCGCTCCTACCTCTCCCTGCTGGACTGGAAGGAACGCTGGACCGACGCCGGCCGCACGGCCCTGCTGCACGCGCCGGCCCAGCTGGAGATGCTGGCGCTGGAGGCGTGCGTCGAACGGATCGAGGCCGAGGGCCTGCCGGCGGTGATGTCCCGGCACGCGTCGGCCGCGGCGGCGACCCGGGCGGGGGCGCTCGCGCTGGGCGGCGGCCTGGAGCCGTACGTGCGCGAGGCGGCGGACGCGGCCCCGGTGGCGACCACGCTGCGGGCCCCCGCGGGCCTCGCCGCCTCCGATCTGGTGGCCCGCGCCCTGGAGCGCGACCCGGGGCTGCCGCTGGCCGCCGGCGGGGGCGCGCTGGCCGAGGAGATGATCCGCGTCAACCACTACGGGTCCGACGCGACGCCGGCCGCGGTGCGGTCGAGCCTGGCCGCCCTGGGTGCCGCCCTCGCCGAGCGCGGCGCCCGGCCGGTGGATCCCCGGGCTGCGCGCGAGGCCGCCGACGCCGCCTGGCGGTAA
- a CDS encoding transporter substrate-binding domain-containing protein, translated as MITVLGRRARILAATTATAGLVLVAGCSSDDGGGSGKKTAAGGVELVEAGQLTTCTHLPYPPFQSEIDGKVQGFDVSLVDLVAENLGVKQEILDTPFENFKTGAFLNSGQCDLAAAGMTITEERKKNVDFSDPYFDATQAVLADKKSGITSFADLKGKKVGAQAQTTGEEYAKSQGLDPVSFESSDAVLNGLRTGQVEAVVIDYPVVQGWLKDKATSDAFEVAEQVNTGEQYGITVKKGNTALLEAVDKALADAKADGTYKKLYEQWIGPYTPAAESGAPASPSAS; from the coding sequence GTGATCACGGTCCTCGGGCGCCGGGCCCGCATTCTGGCCGCCACCACCGCTACGGCCGGGCTGGTGCTGGTCGCCGGCTGCTCGTCGGACGACGGCGGCGGCAGCGGCAAGAAGACCGCCGCCGGCGGCGTCGAGCTGGTCGAGGCGGGTCAGCTCACCACGTGCACCCACCTGCCCTACCCGCCCTTCCAGTCGGAGATCGACGGCAAGGTGCAGGGCTTCGACGTATCCCTCGTCGACCTCGTCGCCGAGAACCTCGGCGTCAAGCAGGAGATCCTCGACACACCGTTCGAGAACTTCAAGACCGGCGCGTTCCTCAACTCCGGCCAGTGCGACCTGGCCGCCGCCGGCATGACCATCACCGAGGAGCGCAAGAAGAACGTCGATTTCTCCGACCCCTACTTCGACGCCACGCAGGCGGTCCTGGCCGACAAGAAGAGCGGCATCACGTCCTTCGCGGACCTCAAGGGCAAGAAGGTCGGCGCCCAGGCGCAGACCACCGGCGAGGAGTACGCCAAGAGCCAGGGCCTCGACCCGGTCTCCTTCGAGTCCTCCGACGCCGTGCTCAACGGCCTGCGCACCGGCCAGGTCGAGGCGGTCGTGATCGATTACCCGGTCGTGCAGGGCTGGCTCAAGGACAAGGCCACCTCCGACGCCTTCGAGGTGGCCGAGCAGGTCAACACCGGCGAGCAGTACGGCATCACGGTCAAGAAGGGCAACACGGCGCTGCTCGAGGCCGTCGACAAGGCCCTCGCCGACGCCAAGGCCGACGGCACCTACAAGAAGCTGTACGAGCAGTGGATCGGCCCGTACACCCCCGCCGCGGAGAGCGGTGCGCCCGCCTCGCCGTCGGCCTCATGA
- a CDS encoding amino acid ABC transporter permease — MTDATKAEVQPRRKGLTRRQKRSVSRGAQYVLFVGALVALAVGADWGRLQNQFAQWDIAEQMFPDVITLALKNTVLYTVSGFLVGLVLGMVLALMRLSSVGPYRWIAGVYIEIFRGLPALLIFIFIGVAVPLAFPGTEIPGGTYGKVALALGLVAAAYMAETFRAGIQAVPKGQMEAARSLGFSPARAMVSIILPQAFRIILPPLTNELVLLFKDSSLVLFLGVTLTERELSKFGRDLASQTANSTPILVAGLCYLLVTIPLGFVVRRMEGKAQEAVK, encoded by the coding sequence ATGACGGACGCCACCAAGGCCGAGGTGCAGCCCCGCAGGAAGGGGCTGACACGGCGCCAGAAGCGCAGTGTCTCGCGCGGTGCCCAGTACGTCCTGTTCGTCGGCGCCCTGGTCGCCCTGGCGGTCGGGGCGGACTGGGGCCGGCTGCAGAACCAGTTCGCCCAGTGGGACATCGCGGAGCAGATGTTCCCGGACGTCATCACGCTGGCACTGAAGAACACCGTGCTCTACACCGTGTCCGGCTTCCTCGTCGGGCTGGTGCTGGGCATGGTCCTGGCGCTGATGCGGCTGTCGTCCGTGGGTCCCTACCGCTGGATCGCCGGTGTCTACATCGAGATCTTCCGCGGACTGCCCGCCCTGCTGATCTTCATCTTCATCGGTGTGGCCGTCCCGCTGGCCTTCCCGGGCACGGAGATCCCCGGCGGGACCTATGGCAAGGTGGCCCTCGCCCTCGGCCTGGTGGCCGCCGCGTACATGGCGGAGACGTTCCGAGCGGGCATCCAGGCGGTGCCCAAGGGACAGATGGAGGCGGCGCGCTCGCTGGGGTTCTCGCCCGCCCGTGCCATGGTCTCGATCATCCTCCCGCAGGCCTTCCGGATCATCCTCCCGCCGCTGACCAACGAACTCGTCCTGCTGTTCAAGGACTCCTCGCTGGTGCTGTTCCTGGGTGTCACGCTGACGGAGCGGGAGCTGTCCAAGTTCGGCCGCGACCTCGCGAGCCAGACCGCGAACTCCACGCCGATCCTGGTCGCGGGCCTGTGCTACCTGCTGGTCACGATCCCGCTCGGCTTCGTCGTGCGCCGTATGGAGGGCAAAGCCCAGGAGGCCGTGAAATGA
- a CDS encoding amino acid ABC transporter ATP-binding protein: protein MSRPEIEIRDLHKSFGDNHVLRGIDLEIGQGEVVCVIGPSGSGKSTLLRCVNLLEEPTRGQVFVGGTEVTDPDVDIDAVRRRIGMVFQQFNLFPHLTVTENLALPQRRVLRRDKASALRIAAQNLERVGLAEKATAYPSSLSGGQQQRVAIARALAMGPEVMLFDEPTSALDPELVGDVLAVMRMLADDGMTMMVVTHEMTFAREVADRVVFMDGGVVVEDGTPEQVIAHPRHERTRHFLSRLLDPAMADVEEGTADQVGRSDPAGGRD from the coding sequence ATGAGCCGTCCCGAAATCGAGATCCGCGACCTGCACAAGTCCTTCGGCGACAACCACGTCCTGCGCGGCATCGACCTGGAGATCGGCCAGGGCGAGGTCGTCTGCGTCATCGGCCCGTCGGGCTCCGGCAAGTCGACGCTGCTGCGCTGTGTGAACCTCCTGGAGGAGCCGACCCGGGGCCAGGTCTTCGTCGGCGGTACGGAGGTCACCGACCCCGACGTCGACATCGACGCGGTGCGCCGCCGGATCGGCATGGTCTTCCAGCAGTTCAACCTGTTCCCGCACCTCACGGTGACCGAGAACCTCGCGCTGCCGCAGCGCCGGGTGCTGCGGCGCGACAAGGCGAGCGCCCTGCGGATCGCGGCGCAGAACCTGGAGCGGGTCGGCCTCGCCGAGAAGGCGACCGCCTACCCGTCCTCGCTGTCCGGCGGCCAGCAGCAGCGGGTGGCCATCGCCCGCGCCCTGGCGATGGGGCCCGAGGTCATGCTGTTCGACGAGCCGACCTCGGCGCTCGACCCCGAGCTGGTCGGCGACGTGCTGGCGGTCATGCGGATGCTGGCCGACGACGGCATGACGATGATGGTCGTCACCCACGAGATGACCTTCGCCCGCGAGGTGGCCGACCGGGTCGTCTTCATGGACGGCGGCGTGGTCGTCGAGGACGGCACTCCGGAGCAGGTCATCGCCCACCCCCGGCACGAGCGCACCCGGCACTTCCTCTCCCGGCTCCTCGACCCCGCCATGGCGGACGTGGAGGAGGGGACGGCGGACCAGGTGGGCAGGTCCGACCCCGCGGGCGGCCGCGACTAA
- a CDS encoding amidohydrolase family protein has product MSDHAVLHVTGRVLVGPDDIRDELWVVDGRISLDRPAGARDVRTVRGWALPGLVDAHCHVGLDAHGAVPQDVAEKQALTDRDVGTLLIRDAGSPSDTRWIDDREDLPKIIRAGRHIARTRRYIRNYAHEIEPDELVAYVAQEARRGDGWVKLVGDWIDRELGDLSACWPREAVEAAIAEAHRLGARVTAHCFAEDSLRDLVEAGIDCIEHATGLTEELIPLFAERRVAIVPTLVNIATFPRLADGGEARFPRWSAHMRRLHERRYDTVRAAYDAGIPVYVGTDAGGGLAHGLAAAEVVELTTAGIPPVEALSATTWAAREWLGRPGIEEGAPADLVVYESDPRADVRVLAAPRRVVLNGRVVG; this is encoded by the coding sequence ATGAGCGATCACGCCGTGCTGCACGTGACGGGCCGGGTTCTCGTCGGCCCCGACGACATCCGCGACGAGCTGTGGGTGGTCGACGGACGGATCTCCCTCGACCGCCCGGCCGGCGCCCGCGACGTGCGCACGGTGCGGGGCTGGGCGCTGCCCGGCCTCGTCGACGCCCACTGCCACGTGGGCCTCGACGCGCACGGTGCCGTCCCCCAGGACGTGGCGGAGAAGCAGGCGCTCACCGACCGGGACGTCGGGACCCTGCTGATCCGTGACGCGGGTTCGCCCTCCGACACCCGCTGGATCGACGACCGCGAGGACCTGCCGAAGATCATCCGGGCGGGCCGGCACATCGCCCGCACCCGCCGCTACATCCGCAACTACGCCCACGAGATCGAGCCGGACGAACTCGTCGCGTACGTCGCCCAGGAGGCCCGGCGGGGCGACGGCTGGGTCAAGCTGGTCGGCGACTGGATCGACCGCGAACTGGGCGACCTGTCGGCCTGCTGGCCGCGGGAGGCCGTCGAGGCCGCCATCGCCGAGGCCCACCGCCTCGGCGCCCGGGTGACCGCGCACTGCTTCGCCGAGGACTCCCTGCGGGACCTGGTCGAAGCCGGCATCGACTGCATCGAGCACGCCACGGGCCTGACCGAGGAGCTGATCCCCCTCTTCGCCGAGCGGCGGGTGGCGATCGTCCCGACCCTGGTCAACATCGCCACCTTCCCCCGGCTCGCCGACGGCGGCGAGGCCCGCTTCCCCCGCTGGTCGGCCCATATGCGCCGGCTCCACGAACGCCGCTACGACACCGTGCGCGCCGCCTACGACGCGGGTATCCCGGTCTACGTCGGCACCGACGCCGGTGGCGGACTCGCGCACGGTCTGGCCGCCGCCGAGGTGGTGGAACTGACCACCGCCGGCATCCCGCCCGTCGAGGCGCTGTCGGCCACCACCTGGGCGGCCCGGGAATGGCTCGGCCGCCCCGGCATCGAGGAGGGGGCGCCGGCGGACCTGGTGGTGTACGAGTCGGACCCGCGGGCGGACGTCCGCGTACTGGCCGCCCCGCGGCGCGTGGTGCTGAACGGGCGGGTCGTCGGCTGA
- a CDS encoding serine hydrolase domain-containing protein, translating into MICSCRQLRRGAVTAAALGVLVVPAGTGPVLASPAPAPAAATVQPSPSPTTSDDGFRALTPEVKRQVDEAVLRVMREADVPGVTVGLWTPDKGTHVRSFGVADKATGQEMSPDLSLRIGSETKTFTVTALLKLVDEGRLGLDDTIGEYVDGVPNGDETTLRQLAGMRSGLFNYTEDQDFFKALTSDPERSFTPRQLLDYAFKHPVLFQPGEKFSYSNTNLILLGLVVEQVARQPLQEYIGRTVLEPAGMERTLLPTNAAFPSPHAQGYTDQTADGKIADTAGWNPSWAWAAGAMISTLEDLRVWAPTVATGVLPDGEILISPATQQQRLDTRASSIPGAGYGLGIFDVGGWLGHNGSLPGYESLTVYLPSARATMVVLLNTDVDHDGSEPSTLFGDAITKIVSPEHVFDLPAQPAGR; encoded by the coding sequence ATGATCTGTTCCTGCCGACAGCTGCGCAGGGGGGCCGTCACCGCCGCGGCGCTGGGTGTCCTCGTGGTTCCGGCCGGCACGGGACCCGTCCTCGCCTCGCCCGCACCGGCACCCGCCGCCGCCACCGTGCAGCCCTCGCCCTCCCCCACGACGTCGGACGACGGCTTCCGCGCCCTGACCCCCGAGGTGAAACGGCAGGTGGACGAGGCGGTCCTGCGGGTCATGCGCGAGGCGGACGTCCCCGGGGTGACGGTGGGCCTGTGGACGCCCGACAAGGGCACCCATGTGCGGTCGTTCGGAGTGGCCGACAAGGCCACCGGCCAGGAGATGTCGCCGGACCTGTCCCTGCGGATCGGCAGCGAGACCAAGACGTTCACCGTCACGGCGCTGCTGAAACTGGTCGACGAGGGCAGGCTCGGCCTGGACGACACGATCGGCGAGTACGTCGACGGCGTGCCCAACGGGGACGAGACGACCCTGCGCCAGTTGGCCGGGATGCGCAGCGGGCTGTTCAACTACACCGAGGACCAGGACTTCTTCAAGGCCCTGACGTCCGATCCCGAACGGTCTTTCACACCACGGCAGTTGCTGGACTACGCGTTCAAGCACCCCGTGCTGTTCCAGCCGGGTGAGAAGTTCTCCTACAGCAACACCAACCTCATCCTGCTCGGTCTGGTCGTCGAACAGGTCGCGCGTCAGCCGCTCCAGGAGTACATCGGCCGCACCGTCCTGGAACCGGCCGGCATGGAGCGCACCCTCCTCCCGACGAACGCGGCGTTCCCGTCACCGCACGCCCAGGGGTACACGGACCAGACCGCGGACGGGAAGATCGCCGACACCGCCGGGTGGAACCCCTCCTGGGCCTGGGCGGCCGGCGCGATGATCTCCACCCTGGAGGATCTGCGGGTGTGGGCGCCCACCGTCGCCACCGGCGTCCTGCCGGACGGCGAGATCCTGATCAGCCCGGCCACCCAGCAGCAGCGGCTGGACACACGGGCCTCCTCCATCCCGGGCGCCGGGTACGGTCTGGGCATCTTCGACGTCGGCGGCTGGCTCGGGCACAACGGCTCGCTGCCGGGCTACGAGTCGCTGACGGTGTATCTGCCCTCGGCCCGCGCGACCATGGTCGTCCTGCTGAACACCGACGTCGACCACGACGGCTCCGAGCCCAGCACCCTCTTCGGGGACGCGATCACGAAGATCGTCAGCCCGGAGCACGTCTTCGACCTGCCGGCCCAGCCCGCGGGCCGCTGA
- a CDS encoding SCO1860 family LAETG-anchored protein — MNSINFRTSARRSAAAVTAALLVAGSAALAGAGPARATEDQGRASAVVLRTGLDVSLLDKTVTVPLAVSLNEVRAPRSAEQTALTARLDGVDGGEPFTVLRAEVARAAATVTAGKAEGTTRLAGARLHVPGLPLLSLIEVESVTSTATCEAGRAPVADSRVIGTVTVLGKRVTLTAGGPTDVKVPGVGGVRLDLSERQTTSRTAAATALRLTVSVDPLDLNVAEVHGTVTLAEATCEAPAAAEEPAESPAAGSGPVSEARPQGAPAQADLARTGGGTATPYIAGGALALVAAGGGALVLARRRARG, encoded by the coding sequence TTGAACAGCATCAACTTCCGTACGTCCGCACGCCGTTCGGCCGCAGCGGTGACCGCTGCCCTCCTCGTCGCCGGATCCGCCGCGCTGGCCGGCGCGGGTCCGGCGCGGGCGACCGAGGACCAGGGCCGCGCGAGCGCCGTCGTCCTGCGAACCGGCCTGGACGTCTCCCTGCTCGACAAGACCGTGACCGTCCCGCTGGCGGTCTCCCTCAACGAGGTCCGGGCACCGCGGAGCGCCGAGCAGACCGCCCTGACCGCGCGGCTGGACGGCGTCGACGGCGGCGAGCCGTTCACCGTGCTGCGCGCGGAGGTGGCGCGGGCCGCGGCGACGGTGACCGCCGGCAAGGCGGAGGGCACCACCCGGCTGGCCGGTGCCCGCCTCCACGTTCCGGGCCTGCCGCTGCTGTCCCTGATCGAGGTCGAGTCGGTCACCTCGACGGCGACGTGCGAAGCGGGGCGGGCACCGGTCGCCGACTCCCGTGTGATCGGCACCGTGACGGTGCTGGGCAAGCGGGTCACGCTCACCGCCGGCGGCCCCACGGACGTGAAGGTGCCCGGGGTCGGCGGGGTCCGCCTGGACCTGTCCGAGCGGCAGACGACGTCCCGCACCGCGGCGGCCACCGCCCTCCGGCTCACCGTCTCCGTCGACCCGCTGGACCTCAACGTCGCGGAGGTGCACGGCACCGTGACCCTGGCGGAGGCGACCTGCGAGGCGCCGGCCGCCGCGGAGGAACCCGCCGAGTCGCCCGCGGCGGGCTCCGGCCCGGTCTCCGAGGCCCGACCGCAGGGCGCACCCGCGCAGGCCGATCTCGCGCGTACCGGCGGCGGTACGGCGACGCCGTACATCGCCGGCGGAGCGCTCGCCCTCGTCGCGGCCGGTGGGGGAGCGCTGGTCCTCGCCCGCCGGCGCGCCCGGGGCTGA